A single Kryptolebias marmoratus isolate JLee-2015 linkage group LG16, ASM164957v2, whole genome shotgun sequence DNA region contains:
- the LOC108249048 gene encoding CUB domain-containing protein 1 codes for MGQHRLHPGARGRMFWGFPASLHLDLLSELDKTQRTRGLNHCSHIMSFYKSRQVSTQILLMIIAAYVVSGVQKFIVSPGQGSTLKISSSSSQANICKVCISSGGSPQCSTLLLLTDTTPVSVEFTCPEPEDVFIVETVRNIDCSASSCSNHIIQDDSGLQSLLAFPRRFTWNIKAPKAFKLDFTKMGLRQIGPSETCSDKHTFTLLATGNVLVGKYCRSGSISTAEVTSQGSFSVDVPAGQKLQDEQVDVSVGEEIKSPARVSLTLPKGTSTTELLSPNYPDSVPDDGVMEWDFQVPLDHQAAVEFRSVAQPRCLRKEPAVEYCGALRPLLVLSLDKAQPQQLQENFSMILSNCEVDGELPGSGLSLSFTVSASSSQDHHLIIILCVVTIPVVIFLITPVCIYIGRKIKKLYNRVSVDGPDDTNLQPENNRGPKTRQDNESSAGDPFLSSAHFQSSSFI; via the exons GCGCCAGAGGTCGgatgttttggggttttccTGCGAGTCTACATCTGGATCTCCTCAGCGAGTTGGATAAGACGCAGCGAACACGTG GCTTGAACCACTGCAGCCACATTATGTCTTTTTATAAATCAAGACAAGTCTCCACCCAGATTTTGCTCATGATCATCGCTGCCTACGTGGTATCAG GAGTCCAGAAGTTCATAGTTTCTCCTGGTCAGGGCTCCACCCTGaagatcagcagcagcagtagtcAGGCTAACATTTGCAAAGTGTGCATAAGTTCAGGTGGTTCACCACAGTGTAGCACCCTTCTGCTGTTAACAGACACCACTCCTGTCTCCGTGGAGTTTACCTGCCCCGAACCTGAGGACGTCTTTATTGTGGAAACTGTGCGAAACATAG ACTGCAGCGCGAGCTCGTGCAGCAACCACATCATCCAGGATGACTCCGGTTTGCAGAGCTTGTTGGCTTTTCCCCGCAGGTTCACCTGGAACATAAAAGCTCCAAAAGCCTTCAAGTTGGACTTCACTAAGATGGGCCTGAGACAGATCGGTCCATCAGAAACGTGTTCTGATAAACACACCTTCACTCTCCTGGCTACAGGAAACGTTCTTGTAGGGAAGTACTGCAGGTCTGGTTCCATCAGCACGGCTGAGGTCACGAGTCAGGGCAGCTTTTCTGTGGATGTCCCTGCAGGACAGAAGCTGCAGGACGAGCAGGTTGATGTGTCTGTCGGGGAGGAGATCAAGT CTCCTGCCAGAGTCTCCCTCACGTTACCAAAGGGCACATCGACCACTGAGCTGCTCTCGCCAAACTACCCCGACAGTGTTCCTGATGACGGGGTGATGGAGTGGGACTTCCAGGTCCCACTCGACCACCAAGCAGCTGTCGAGTTTCGGAGCGTCGCACAGCCTCGGTGTTTGAGGAAGGAGCCGGCGGTGGAGTACTGCGGCGCCCTGAGGCCATTGTTGGTTCTGAGCCTGGACAAAGCCCAGCCACAGCAGCTCCAGGAGAACTTCTCAATGATCCTCAGCAACTGTGAGGTGGACGGAGAGCTTCCTGGTTCTGGACTCTCCCTGAGCTTCACGGTGTCTGCTTCAAGTTCTCAAG accATCACCTGATTATCATCCTCTGTGTGGTGACTATTCCTGTGGTTATTTTTCTTATTACGCCAGTCTGCATCTATATTGG GCGGAAAATAAAGAAGCTCTACAATCGAGTATCTGTCGACGGTCCGGATGACACCAACCTCCAGCCGGAAAACAACAGAGGCCCAAAAACCCGTCAGGACAACGAGTCCTCCGCTGGCGACCCGTTTCTTTCCTCGGCTCACTTTCAGTCCAGCTCATTTATTTAG